A region from the Mya arenaria isolate MELC-2E11 chromosome 2, ASM2691426v1 genome encodes:
- the LOC128223525 gene encoding uncharacterized protein LOC128223525: protein MATQLACLLIICLGLTMCVDMLMVADHGGQMVVDNDGQLTNLDQLYCNSAHKLQGIEGSPVPGFSLRKVHLLMTPGQSDLSATMGTTDLHLPPLTCDLDPIHTSAHLPLAKMQMAVSEHADKGRSHPEFKSFFPTFPKQCTSHHLTPHGFHQAITIGNHLRVAYMSNRNHKKLQPLYSAIHVESVAKHDAYQSVLGVLHGMLPQKQFSKIKIHKSHRNFCDSPAVSLPSCQCAKTQELSPFISQALGSGRYAFKNSFPDVHIHSDIKLQLSNLQIYQLLMQYKCNNMTLACDQSKLCSTLKKSSTSDFYRSAVDHQKNIYSDPMFKSYSRLKSYPFLQRLLSHSVGAARNQSMFVSMGDKFFLQYVASSLHLTEDALQPLASRLVFEIFSKNTGPSSGSELLFRVLYNGRDLTSNIPGCKAAMKGPLCPIDILVTIVIDLRHHFLQEC from the exons ATGGCCACACAATTAGCATGCCTGCTAATCATCT GTCTAGGATTGACCATGTGTGTTGACATGTTAATGGTGGCTGACCATGGCGGCCAGATGGTGGTGGACAATGATGGACAGCTGACCAACCTTGACCAGCTCTACTGCAACAGTGCACACAAATTACAAGGCATAGAAG GTTCCCCTGTTCCTGGGTTCAGCCTCAGAAAGGTTCATTTGTTGATGACACCAGGACAGAGTGACCTTTCTGCTACCATGGGAACAACTGACCTGCATCTACCACCATTGacctgtgaccttgacccaatcCACACATCAGCTCATCTTCCATTGGCTAAAATGCAGATGGCTGTCTCTGAGCACGCAGATAAGGGACGAAGCCATCCAGAGTTCAAGTCTTTCTTTCCAACATTCCCAAAACAATGCACTTCCCACCACCTCACTCCGCATGGTTTTCATCAAGCTATCACCATTGGTAACCACCTCAGAGTGGCTTATATGAGCAACAGGAACCACAAGAAATTACAACCACTTTATTCAGCTATACATGTAGAAAGTGTTGCCAAACATGACGCATATCAAAGTGTTCTCGGAGTTTTACATGGAATGCTACCTCAAAAGCAGTTTTCAAAAATTAAGATTCACAAATCTCACAGAAACTTCTGTGATTCGCCAGCAGTCAGTCTTCCATCTTGTCAGTGTGCTAAAACACAAGAACTGTCTCCGTTTATTAGCCAAGCTTTAGGATCGGGAAGATACGCATTCAAGAATTCATTCCCAGACGTACATATACATTCAGATATCAAATTGCAGCTATCAAATTTACAGATATACCAATTGCTTATGCAATACAAATGTAACAATATGACTCTAGCTTGTGATCAATCCAAGCTTTGTTCAACACTGAAAAAGAGTTCAACTTCAGACTTCTACAGATCGGCTGTTGATCATCAGAAAAACATTTACTCTGATCCTATGTTTAAAAGCTATTCAAGGTTAAAATCATACCCATTCCTTCAGCGTCTATTGAGTCATTCAGTTGGTGCAGCCAGAAACCAGTCTATGTTTGTTTCCATGGGTGATAAGTTTTTCCTGCAGTATGTGGCATCCAGTCTCCATCTAACAGAAGATGCACTTCAGCCCCTTGCATCAAG GTTGGTATTTGAAATATTCAGCAAGAACACTGGACCCAGCTCAGGCAGTGAGCTCCTGTTTAGAGTTCTCTACAATGGAAGAGACCTGACATCAAACATTCCTGGCTGTAAGGCAGCCATGAAAGGCCCCTTGTGTCCTATAGACATACTCGTTACCATAGTAATAGATCTTCGACATCACTTCCTCCAAGAGTGTTGA
- the LOC128206355 gene encoding uncharacterized protein LOC128206355 isoform X2, which produces MNTISFIIFSATLLRCRSAPTPLEKDIMPNFKCFESPTLVDTLIYSAALELRQTCLSSNSSEFVNKVCSNLKSWNVCGLKNTMSDSDDFLEGFEASFESNIMNIDSKINPEEMKVFNLVDVETHCKNNIEHCRFYLAIDKTLRMEYQAAVESEGYSQMDAYFHNLKHFIAFPTDAELHILGEDTRHCKDDKSSSNKAVGNACSVLAAVSVKNQMDYASPVETKDILSYLHNTSIQQPQVPCEELKEYEEIVTVNECNEVCNKNEEKTTAYICKLAAFGLQYTRANDGQDRHKTIEDDVPNQKTVVSSNANTDHTDKGDTANGDKTDKDDTANGDKTDKDDTANGEKTDKDDTANTDKTDKDDTTNGDKTDKSDTANGDKTDKDDTAKTDKDDTTNGDKTDKGKGNTTITDKTDQGDTSIISDKTGKGDTSITDKTDKGTTIKTDETDKVDKNQGNFATSSTFGPISSSTTPVTQVEEAENKISVDTDDTSKTDAEASKDSEGSGSGTGGQQMVKSDYDDSDDEGTHFMSYFIVMTVLCIAGYLLYHNKQKILALFLEGRGGEKGRRPNTKQYKRLKTEDVMPSLEKSASKNTYAF; this is translated from the exons ATGAATAccatatcatttataatattttcagCTACGCTGTTAAGATGCAGATCTGCTCCTACTCCACTTGAAAAGGATATTATgccaaattttaaatgttttgaatccCCTACACTTGTGGATACACTAATCTATTCCGCAGCCTTAGAGCTGAGGCAAACTTGTTTAAGTTCTAACTCATCAGAGTTTGTGAataaagtttgttcaaatttaaaatcttGGAATGTTTGTGGTCTCAAAAATACAATGTCTGACTCAGATGATTTTTTAGAAGGATTTGAAGCGTCGTTTGAAAGcaatataatgaatattgattCGAAGATAAATCCTGAAGAAATGAAGGTTTTCAACCTTGTGGATGTAGAGACCcattgtaaaaataacattgaacaTTGTCGGTTCTATCTGGCAATTGATAAAACACTGCGAATGGAATATCAAG cGGCTGTAGAAAGTGAAGGGTATAGCCAGATGGACGCctattttcacaatttaaaaCACTTCATTGCGTTTCCAACGGATGCTGAACTTCATATATTGGGTGAAGATACACGCCACTGCAAAGATGATAAATCAAGTAGTAACAAAGCTGTTGGGAATGCCTGCTCTGTCCTTGCTGCAGTCTCAGTCAAGAACCAGATGGATTACGCCTCTCCTGTAGAAACCAAGGATATCTTAAGTTATCTTCACAACACAAGCATTCAACAGCCGCAGGTTCCCTGTGAGGAGCTTAAGGAATACGAGGAAATAGTTACTGTGAATGAATGTAATGAAGTATGTAATAAGAACGAAGAAAAGACGACTGCTTATATCTGCAAACTTGCTGCATTTGGTCTTCAGTACACTAGAGCCAATG aTGGACAAGATAGACACAAAACAATTGAAGATGATGTCCCCAACCAGAAAACAGTTGTAAGCAGTAATGCCAATACAGACCATACTGATAAAGGCGATACAGCCAATGGAGACAAAACTGATAAAGACGATACAGCCAATGGAGACAAAACTGATAAAGACGATACAGCCAATGGAGAAAAAACTGATAAAGACGATACAGCCAATACAGACAAAACTGATAAAGACGATACAACCAATGGAGACAAAACTGATAAAAGCGATACAGCCAATGGAGACAAAACTGATAAAGACGATACAGCCAAAACTGATAAAGACGATACAA CCAATGGAGACAAAACTGATAAAGGCAAAGGCAATACTACCATTACAGACAAAACTGATCAAGGCGATACTTCCATTATTTCAGACAAAACTGGTAAAGGTGATACTTCCATTACAGACAAAACCGATAAAGGCACTACTATTAAAACAGACGAGACTGATAAAGTTGATAAAAATCAAGGAAACTTTGCTACTAGTTCAACGTTCGGGCCAATCTCTTCCTCAACTACCCCAGTGACACAGGTTGAGGAGgcagaaaataaaatttctgtGGACACAGACGACACTAGTAAGACAGATGCTGAAGCCAGCAAAGATTCAGAAGGAAGTGGTTCAG GAACTGGAGGGCAGCAGATGGTCAAGAGTGATTATGACGACAGTGATGACGAAGGCACGCACTTCATGTCCTACTTCATTGTAATGACAGTGCTGTGCATTGCTGGATATCTTCTCTATCACAATAAACAAAAG
- the LOC128206355 gene encoding erythrocyte-binding antigen 175-like isoform X1 produces the protein MNTISFIIFSATLLRCRSAPTPLEKDIMPNFKCFESPTLVDTLIYSAALELRQTCLSSNSSEFVNKVCSNLKSWNVCGLKNTMSDSDDFLEGFEASFESNIMNIDSKINPEEMKVFNLVDVETHCKNNIEHCRFYLAIDKTLRMEYQAAVESEGYSQMDAYFHNLKHFIAFPTDAELHILGEDTRHCKDDKSSSNKAVGNACSVLAAVSVKNQMDYASPVETKDILSYLHNTSIQQPQVPCEELKEYEEIVTVNECNEVCNKNEEKTTAYICKLAAFGLQYTRANDGQDRHKTIEDDVPNQKTVVSSNANTDHTDKGDTANGDKTDKDDTANGDKTDKDDTANGEKTDKDDTANTDKTDKDDTTNGDKTDKSDTANGDKTDKDDTAKTDKDDTTNGDKTDKNNTVNADKTDKDDTTNGDKTDKNNTVNADKTDKGDTANGDKTDKDDTANGDKTDKDDTANGDKTDKDDTANGDKTDKGKGNTTITDKTDQGDTSIISDKTGKGDTSITDKTDKGTTIKTDETDKVDKNQGNFATSSTFGPISSSTTPVTQVEEAENKISVDTDDTSKTDAEASKDSEGSGSGTGGQQMVKSDYDDSDDEGTHFMSYFIVMTVLCIAGYLLYHNKQKILALFLEGRGGEKGRRPNTKQYKRLKTEDVMPSLEKSASKNTYAF, from the exons ATGAATAccatatcatttataatattttcagCTACGCTGTTAAGATGCAGATCTGCTCCTACTCCACTTGAAAAGGATATTATgccaaattttaaatgttttgaatccCCTACACTTGTGGATACACTAATCTATTCCGCAGCCTTAGAGCTGAGGCAAACTTGTTTAAGTTCTAACTCATCAGAGTTTGTGAataaagtttgttcaaatttaaaatcttGGAATGTTTGTGGTCTCAAAAATACAATGTCTGACTCAGATGATTTTTTAGAAGGATTTGAAGCGTCGTTTGAAAGcaatataatgaatattgattCGAAGATAAATCCTGAAGAAATGAAGGTTTTCAACCTTGTGGATGTAGAGACCcattgtaaaaataacattgaacaTTGTCGGTTCTATCTGGCAATTGATAAAACACTGCGAATGGAATATCAAG cGGCTGTAGAAAGTGAAGGGTATAGCCAGATGGACGCctattttcacaatttaaaaCACTTCATTGCGTTTCCAACGGATGCTGAACTTCATATATTGGGTGAAGATACACGCCACTGCAAAGATGATAAATCAAGTAGTAACAAAGCTGTTGGGAATGCCTGCTCTGTCCTTGCTGCAGTCTCAGTCAAGAACCAGATGGATTACGCCTCTCCTGTAGAAACCAAGGATATCTTAAGTTATCTTCACAACACAAGCATTCAACAGCCGCAGGTTCCCTGTGAGGAGCTTAAGGAATACGAGGAAATAGTTACTGTGAATGAATGTAATGAAGTATGTAATAAGAACGAAGAAAAGACGACTGCTTATATCTGCAAACTTGCTGCATTTGGTCTTCAGTACACTAGAGCCAATG aTGGACAAGATAGACACAAAACAATTGAAGATGATGTCCCCAACCAGAAAACAGTTGTAAGCAGTAATGCCAATACAGACCATACTGATAAAGGCGATACAGCCAATGGAGACAAAACTGATAAAGACGATACAGCCAATGGAGACAAAACTGATAAAGACGATACAGCCAATGGAGAAAAAACTGATAAAGACGATACAGCCAATACAGACAAAACTGATAAAGACGATACAACCAATGGAGACAAAACTGATAAAAGCGATACAGCCAATGGAGACAAAACTGATAAAGACGATACAGCCAAAACTGATAAAGACGATACAACCAATGGAGacaaaactgataaaaacaatacagtCAATGCAGACAAAACTGATAAAGACGATACAACCAATGGAGacaaaactgataaaaacaatacagtCAATGCAGACAAAACTGATAAAGGCGATACAGCCAATGGAGACAAAACTGATAAAGACGATACAGCCAATGGAGACAAAACTGATAAAGACGATACAGCCAATGGAGACAAAACTGATAAAGACGATACAGCCAATGGAGACAAAACTGATAAAGGCAAAGGCAATACTACCATTACAGACAAAACTGATCAAGGCGATACTTCCATTATTTCAGACAAAACTGGTAAAGGTGATACTTCCATTACAGACAAAACCGATAAAGGCACTACTATTAAAACAGACGAGACTGATAAAGTTGATAAAAATCAAGGAAACTTTGCTACTAGTTCAACGTTCGGGCCAATCTCTTCCTCAACTACCCCAGTGACACAGGTTGAGGAGgcagaaaataaaatttctgtGGACACAGACGACACTAGTAAGACAGATGCTGAAGCCAGCAAAGATTCAGAAGGAAGTGGTTCAG GAACTGGAGGGCAGCAGATGGTCAAGAGTGATTATGACGACAGTGATGACGAAGGCACGCACTTCATGTCCTACTTCATTGTAATGACAGTGCTGTGCATTGCTGGATATCTTCTCTATCACAATAAACAAAAG